A single genomic interval of Rhizophagus irregularis chromosome 15, complete sequence harbors:
- a CDS encoding uncharacterized protein (SECRETED:cutsite_GEA-EK; SECRETED:prob_0.4929); SECRETED:SignalP(1-26) has protein sequence MGLVFRKARCLLLVIFVSSALTRGEAEKDIFPVEIDNNLTVENLGDEIRKIRGIDGVLPKDFLSFSVEDINRLKGNPTYLQYDGEIGPIHVIVYLQDE, from the exons ATGGGCCTTGTATTTAGGAAAGCAAGATGTCTTCTACTAGTAATATTCGTCTCGTCTGCTTTGACTCGTGGTGAGGCTGAGAAAGATATTTTTCCCGtagaaattgataataatttgacCGTTGAAAATTTGGGAGATGAAATCAGAAAG ATAAGGGGAATTGATGGAGTCCTTCCAAAAGATTTCTTATCATTTTCCGTGGAAGATATAAATAGACTTAAAGGAAACCCTACTTATCTTCAATATGATGGGGAAATAGGCCCTATTCATGTCATCGTATACCTCCAAGATGAATAA